The following coding sequences lie in one Arachis stenosperma cultivar V10309 chromosome 5, arast.V10309.gnm1.PFL2, whole genome shotgun sequence genomic window:
- the LOC130981677 gene encoding diacylglycerol O-acyltransferase 2D-like, with protein sequence MAEKVFCAKEIFAADSSNIFIMILALLIWLGAIHLNFLFTLLLIFLPLSKSLLLFALLVVLVVIPVDDKSRLGRRLARSLSKYACSYFPVTLHVEDMNAFDPNRAYVFGYEPHSVLPIGVIALAESIGWMPLPKLKVLASSAIFYIPVLRHLWTWFGVTRAAKKNFISQLSAGYSCVLIPGGVQETFFMKHGSEIAFLKTRRGFVRIAMERGHPLVPTFCFGQSDVYKWWKPSGTLVMKLSRAIKFAPIFYWGIFGTPIPFRRPMYIAVGRPIEPPKNPEPTQEEVDKVLIQFVDALQDLFERHKARAGYPKLELRIL encoded by the exons ATGGCGGAGAAAGTATTCTGTGCGAAAGAGATCTTCGCCGCCGATTCGTCCAACATCTTCATAATGATTCTGGCATTGTTGATTTGGCTCGGAGCTATTCACCTCAATTTCCTCTTTACTCTCCTGTTGATATTCCTTCCTCTCTCCAAATCACTCTT GCTTTTTGCTTTGCTGGTTGTGTTGGTGGTGATTCCGGTGGACGATAAGAGCAGATTGGGAAGAAGGTTGGCGAG GTCCTTAAGCAAGTATGCTTGTAGTTACTTCCCGGTCACGCTTCATGTAGAGGATATGAATGCATTTGATCCTAATCGCGCTTATG TTTTTGGTTATGAACCACACTCGGTTTTGCCAATTGGTGTCATTGCACTAGCTGAAAGCATTGGTTGGATGCCACTTCCAAAATTAAAAGTTCTTGCTAGCAGTGCA ATTTTTTACATACCGGTGTTGAGACACTTATGGACATGGTTTGGCGTCACACGCGCAGCAAAGAAAAACTTTATCTCCCAGTTATCAGCTGGATACTCTTGCGTTTTAATACCTGGTGGAGTGCAAGAAACATTTTTTATGAAGCATGGCTCCGAG ATTGCTTTCCTTAAAACAAGAAGAGGATTTGTTCGTATAGCAATGGAGCGTGGTCATCCCTTAGTTCCAACTTTTTGCTTTGGTCAG TCAGATGTCTACAAGTGGTGGAAACCAAGTGGGACGTTGGTTATGAAACTTTCAAGAGCTATAAAGTTCGCCCCAATATTTTACTGGGGGATTTTCGG AACACCAATACCGTTCAGACGTCCAATGTATATAGCAGTGGGCAGACCAATTGAACCTCCCAAAAATCCAGAACCAACCCAGGAGGAG GTTGACAAAGTGCTTATTCAGTTTGTGGATGCACTACAAGATCTATTCGAAAGACACAAAGCTCGGGCTGGATATCCAAAGCTTGAGTTAAGAATCCTATGA